The Salminus brasiliensis chromosome 3, fSalBra1.hap2, whole genome shotgun sequence genome contains a region encoding:
- the tapbp.1 gene encoding TAP binding protein (tapasin), tandem duplicate 1, translating into MIVVWDSFEAFSVFLLLLEKPNGYCNYTGNMYNSSVYTISIIAFTLFISASGCSVLECWFVQEKPGRGGGFSAAMSQEKSLIYIRTDPDSEKLQQKPPSDIDFSRIYYVTDPAATFCNSALHPPEGSLTRPQCEINPLTPQASFVKWAAALTETAQSPTYLDADWFSVAAQGIDGQLTLSNVMQASSASKEPNVILSVSSKTASISSRLGEPVLLDCGFWVDPSSPLHGSGFAVEWRYQFRGEGRLVLAYDGKSDRFAETTETGSDLDIAALYESGNASLKLEEAQVRHSGTYICTIYLPHLLAQVAMDLEIVEPPSLGIYPSPLPIFVPGQVVSVQCEASGFAPLSLDLGWELTGVDGKKRSLGQGSVTGHRQATDGTYSQSTRIELDSTKLGLGRGGEISCVANHQGGSRRASVTLNIIGVGAPSIEDSMAMVAVALVLYGVIKVFFWTFRSLGPDSEDKKDK; encoded by the exons ATGATTGTTGTCTGGGATTCGTTCGAGGCATTTTCAGTTTTTCTACTACTACTCGAAAAGCCAAACGGGTACTGTAATTATACAGGCAACATGTATAACAGTTCAGTTTACACGATTTCTATAATCGCCTTTACGTTGTTCATCAGTG CCTCAGGGTGCTCGGTGCTGGAGTGCTGGTTTGTGCAAGAGAAGCCAGGCCGTGGTGGGGGCTTTTCAGCTGCAATGAGCCAGGAGAAATCCCTCATCTACATCAGAACAGACCCAGATAGTGAAAAACTCCAGCAGAAACCTCCATCAGACATTGACTTCTCCAGAATTTACTATGTGACTG ATCCTGCTGCCactttctgcaactctgcacTCCATCCACCTGAAGGCTCTCTTACCAGACCTCAATGTGAGATAAACCCGCTCACTCCTCAAGCATCTTTTGTCAAATGGGCGGCAGCACTTACCGAGACAGCCCAAAGTCCCACATACCTGGATGCTGATTGGTTTTCTGTGGCAGCACAGGGTATCGATGGACAGCTAACACTGTCAAATGTGATGCAAGCTTCATCAGCTTCTAAGGAACCAAATG TGATTCTCAGTGTCTCCAGTAAAACGGCCTCAATCTCCTCTAGACTTGGGGAGCCAGTTCTTCTTGACTGTGGGTTCTGGGTAGACCCATCCTCACCACTCCATGGCTCTGGTTTTGCTGTGGAGTGGCGCTACCAGTTCAGGGGTGAAGGGAGACTGGTATTGGCCTATGATGGCAAGAGTGATCGCTTTGCTGAAACAACAGAGACAGGTAGTGATTTGGACATTGCTGCTCTTTATGAATCAGGAAATGCTTCACTTAAACTGGAAGAGGCCCAAGTAAGGCACTCCGGGACTTACATCTGCACCATATATCTTCCACACCTTTTGGCTCAGGTGGCCATGGACTTGGAGATAGTTG AGCCTCCATCACTTGGCATCTACCCATCCCCTCTTCCCATCTTCGTGCCTGGGCAGGTGGTGTCAGTTCAGTGTGAGGCTTCTGGTTTCGCGCCTCTTTCTCTTGACCTTGGCTGGGAGCTCACAGGAGTGGATGGGAAGAAGCGATCCCTTGGACAAGGCAGTGTGACAGGACACAGGCAGGCAACTGATGGTACTTACAGCCAAAGTACTCGTATAGAGCTGGACTCAACCAAGCTTGGCCTTGGTCGTGGTGGTGAAATCAGCTGCGTAGCCAATCACCAAGGAGGATCTCGACGAGCTAGTGTGACACTGAATATCATTG gtGTTGGCGCTCCTTCCATCGAGGACTCTATGGCAATGGTTGCTGTAGCCCTTGTGCTTTATGGTGTAATAAAGGTTTTTTTCTGGACCTTCAGATCTTTGG